Genomic window (Marinobacter panjinensis):
ATGTCGCCGGAGGGTGTGCCTGCGGGGCGTAATTCTCCGGTTTACTTGTCAATGATCTTCGATGCGCTCGCCGAGTTGCGCGGTGGCGGTCGCGAGGACCTGGCGCACACCCTGCTTGCCAACGTGCAACGCCTCTATGGCTGGCACGAAAGCGAGGCATCGGAGCGTTAGGGGCCGTTTATTTAACAGGATGAGAGCAGGATACGTGAATAACGAAACAGCCCGCTTCGGGGTTGGCTTTTTTTTTTGGTTCGGATATACTTCGCGCCCTGGCTTTTCAAGGCGATGCCATCATCTCAGCCCCGAATGATGTCACTGCCGCATAACATACAGGTAAAGGACCTCCTCCGGATGCCATGCATTTACCGGTGGTGGTTTTTAACGTTTCTTATATAGCGTTCAAGGCGGAATCAATGAAGACTCTGAGTGCGAAACCAGAAACAGTAACACGTGACTGGTACGTTGTAGACGCAGCCGGCAAGACGCTGGGTCGTCTGTCAACTGAAATCGCCCGTCGTCTGCGGGGCAAGCATAAGCCTGAGTACACCCCTCATGTCGACACTGGTGATTACATTGTGGTTATCAATGCAGGCCAGGTACGGGTTACCGGCAAAAAGGCATCTGACAAGATGTACTACAGTCACACCGGCTTTCCGGGTGGAATCAAGTCCATCAACTTCGAGAAGCTGGTCGACAAGGCTCCTGAGCAAATCATTCAGAAGTCTGTCAAAGGCATGCTTCCCAATGGCCCGCTCGGGCGTGCCATGTTCAAGAAGCTGAAAATTTATGCCGGCGCTGAGCATCCTCATGCAGCCCAGCAGCCCAAAGAACTCGACATTTAACGGAAGGCGGATATGTCTGTAGCACAAAATTACGGTACTGGTCGCCGCAAGTCATCCACGGCTCGGGTTTTTATCAAGCCGGGAAGCGGTAACATCTCCATCAACGGTCGCACTATCGAGCAGTTCTTCGGTCGTGACACCTTGCGCATGATCGTTCGTCAGCCGCTGGTTGTCGCCGATTCTACTGATCGTTTTGATATCAATATCACCGTCAAGGGTGGTGGTAACAGCGGCCAGGCTGGCGCTATTCGCCACGGTCTGACCCGTGCCCTGATGGATTACGACGAAACACTGCGCCCTGCGCTGCGCAAAGCGGGTTACGTTACCCGTGATGCCCGTGAGGTTGAGCGGAAGAAAGTCGGTCTGCGCAAGGCGCGTAAGCGTCCTCAGTTCTCCAAGCGTTAAGTTTGCTGGAGCAGACCCGAAGAACCCGGTCCGTTGGCCGGGTTTTTTTATGGGTCGAGAAAAATCAATATCAATTTGATCCGGAACAGGTATTGGTCCGGCCTAAGACCTTTCCGACTTGTAAGGGCAGGGTAATTTCATTACCATTTGAGCGCTTATATTTTTGGGTTGAGAGAAGTCCTTTTCGATGTGCAGTTTCCCTTCAAACAGGACTGCATGTCGCCTGATGGGAGAAAACCATAATGAATAATGGCGACGTGAGCCAAGGCAGGCGCCGGTTTCTGATCGGTGCCACGTCGGTGGTTGGTGGTGTCGGCGTCGTCGGTGCGGCCGTACCTTTCGTGGCATCCTGGAATCCCAGTGCCAAAGCGGAAGCGGCCGGTGCACCGGTCACCGTCAATATCAGTAAACTGGAGCCGGGTCAGCAGATGACCGTTGAGTGGCGCGGCAAGCCGGTGTGGGTCATTCGACGCACCGAAGCCATGAATGAGAACATTCTTGAGCTGAACGACCTGGTCAAAGACCCACTTTCGAAGGAGGCCGATCAGCCTGCTTACATCGAAGGCGAGCTTCGTGCCATCAAGGACGAGTATGCAGTCGTTGTCGGGATCTGCACACACCTGGGTTGCTCTCCGCAGTTCCGGCCTGAAGTGGCCCCCGCAGACCTTGGCGAGGACTGGCTGGGCGGCTTTTATTGCGCGTGTCACGGTTCAAAGTATGACCTTGCCGGCCGTGTCTATCCGAATCAGCCGGCACCAGCGAACCTTCAGGTGCCTCCCTATCGCTATGACGACGACAACACCCTGACCGTCGGTCTGGATCCTGAGGGGGCAGCGTAATGAACAAGTTAGTGAATTGGGTTGACGAGCGTCTTCCGATTGTTGAGGCGTGGAACAAGCACCTGGCCAAGTACTACGCGCCCAAAAACTTCAACATGTGGTACTTCTTTGGCTCGCTGGCCATGCTGGTGCTGGTCAATCAGTTGATTACCGGTATCTGGCTGACCATGAGCTATAACCCCTCCGGCGAGGGAGCCTTTGCCTCAGTGGAATACATCATGCGTGATGTGGAATGGGGCTGGTTGCTCCGTTACCTGCATTCCACCGGCGCCTCCGCCTTCTTTGTGGTGGTATACCTCCACATGTTCCGTGGCCTGATGTATGGCTCCTACCAGAAGCCCCGTGAACTGATCTGGATTTTCGGAATGCTGATCTACCTGGTGCTGATGGCAGAAGCGTTCATGGGCTACCTGCTGCCATGGGGGCAGATGTCCTACTGGGGTGCGCAGGTCATCGTAAACCTCTTTGGTGCCATTCCGGTAATCGGTGACGATCTGTCACTGTGGATTCGCGGTGATTACCTGATTTCCGGTATTACCCTGAACCGCTTCTTTGCCTTGCACGTTGTCGCTTTGCCAATTGTTCTCCTCGGCCTGGTGGTGTTGCACATCCTTGCTTTACACGAAGTAGGTTCCAACAACCCTGACGGTATCGATATCAAGAAGAACAAGGATGAAAACGGTGTGCCCAAAGACGGCATTCCATTCCACCCCTATTACACCGTTCATGATTTAATGGGTGTAGGCGTATTCTTCTTTATCTTCTTTATCGTGGTGTTCTTCTTCCCCGAGATGGGAGGGCTGTTCCTTGAGAAGCCCAACTTTGAGCCTGCAAACCCCCTCAAGACACCCGATCACATAGCGCCAGTGTGGTATTTCACCCCGTTCTACGCGATGCTGCGGGCGGTTACCGTTGACCTCTTCGGCCTGGATGCGAAGTTCTGGGGTGTCGTGGTGATGGGCGGCGCCATCGCCATACTGTTTGTCCTGCCCTGGCTGGACAGGAGCCCGGTGCGTTCCATGCGCTACAAAGGGTGGTTGAGCAAGATTGCCCTGGCGATCTTTGCCGTCAGCTTCGTAGTCCTGGGTTATCTCGGTATCGTGCCGGCAACAGCGGGTCGTACAACCGTTGCTCAGATTCTGACAGCGTTTTACTTCCTCTACTTTATTCTCATGCCGTTCTATACACGCATGGAGAAAACCAAGCCAGTTCCAGAGAGGGTGACAGGATAATGAGAAAGCTGATATTTGGTCTTTTCATAGCGATCCTGCCGGCTCTCGGGCTGGCAGCCGCTCCAGCCGTTGAACTGGATACGATGGAGCCGGACCACACCAATAAAGCGTCGCTTCAACGCGGTGCGGCCCTGTTCACCAATTACTGCATGGGGTGTCACTCCATGGAGTACGCCCGCTACAAGCGGGTCTCGGAGGACCTGGGTATTCCTCAGGAGTTGTATGAGGAAAACCTGATCTTTACAGGCGCGAAAATCGGCGAGCTGATGAAGAATTCCATGAACAAGGATATGGCAGCTGACTGGTTTGGTGCCCCGCCACCGGACCTGACGCTGGAGTCCCGTCTTCGCGGTGAGGACTGGATCTATTCCTATCTGCGAGGCTTCTACAAGGATGATAGCCGTCCGCTGGGCGTGAACAATGTTGTCTTCGACAACGTCGGTATGCCTCATGTCATGGCAGATCTGCAAGGCCTGTGCGCTGTTGCGCCGCAAATTGGCGAAGGCGCCAGCGTTGACCCTCTCAGTGGTGATGTCCGTAACGCGGATACCTGCCCGGAATGGGAAACCGAGGGCTCGATGTCGCCGGCGGAATTCAACAGCGCCATGTACGACCTGACCAACTTCATGTCCTACATGGGCGATCCGGTAAAGGTTGAGCGTGAAAGGCTTGGTATGTTCGTCCTGATCTTTGTGGCGATCTTCTTTATCTTTGCCTACCTGCTTAATCGCGAATACTGGAAGGACGTACACTGAGTTTTCAGGTATAATCCTTATCCCTGAGTTCCAGCGGGCAATTGCCGGCCCGCTGGATTTTTGCGTTTTTCAGGGTCAATTCGGTTAGTCAAATCGTGAGGTAGTTCTATGGGCGTTGTGACCAAGCGGTCATCAATGACGTTTTTCTCGGACCCGGCCAGTCATTACAGCCACAGAGTCCGCATTGTGCTGGCAGAAAAGGGCGTAACGGTTGACGTCGTAAATGTTGATCCGGACAACCCTCCCGGAGAGCTGGCCGATCTGAATCCTTACAATGCACTGCCGACACTGGTGGATCGTGACCTTGTGCTCTATGAGCCCAACATCATGATGGAGTACCTGGACGAGCGATTCCCGCATCCGCCGCTGCTTCCGGTATACCCCGTTGCACGGGCGAACAGCCGGCTGATGATTCATCGCATCCAGAAAGACTGGTGCGGGCTGGTGGATCAGATCCTTGCTCAGCCAAACGCCAAGGCATCTGATGTCGCTCGCAAAGAGCTTCGTGAGAGCCTGTTGGCCACAGCGCCACTGTTTGGTGAGATGCCGTTCTTCCTGTCGGAAGAGTTCACTATTGTGGATTGCTGTATTGCCCCTATTCTGTGGCGTTTGCCGTCATTGGGTATAGAGCTCAATGAAAAGCAGGCAAAACCGCTTCAAAAGTATATGGATAGCATTTTCAGTCGTGAAGGGTTCAAGGCGAGCCTGTCGGACCTGGAAGAAGATATTCGTAGTTGATTTGCAGAGCCTGAAACCGGTTCAGGAGAAAGGCAGTGCCTGATAGCAAGATAATCATGACATCGAGTCGTCCCTATCTCGTCAGGGCGTTCAATGAGTGGATTCTCGATAACGACTGTACCCCCTATATCGTGGTTGATGCAGGCGTTCAGGGAGTCCAGGTGCCTACCGAGCACGTCGCAAATGGGCAGATCGTGCTCAATATCAGTCCCGGAGCTGTCCGCGGGCTGGTAATTGGCAACGGCGCGCTGGAGTTCAGTGCTCGCTTCGGCGGTGTACCTATGCAGGTGTTTATTCCTCTGCAAGCGGTGATGGCGGTCTACGCCAAGGAAAATGGCGAGGGTATGGTGTTTGGCAGTGAGCCTGGCTCGCCGGACCCGGAAGGTCCCGAAGGTAAGGACGGGGACAGTGCTGGTGACGGTGGGCAGAGCGGAGATCGGCCCAGTGGTCGGCCAACCTTGAAGGTGGTGAAATAGCCGCACGTTGTCCTGACAATCGGTACCAACCTGAAAAAGCCAGCTGTTAAAATCAGCTGGCTTTTTTGCTATCCGCCGAAGAGTTTTTCGTCAATCAGCCCGCACAGGGCATTGATAATCACCAACATAATCGGGGTTGCGGCAGTCGGCGAAAGGTTGTCGAGTGCAATCTCGTGATCTTCGGGG
Coding sequences:
- a CDS encoding glutathione S-transferase N-terminal domain-containing protein; amino-acid sequence: MGVVTKRSSMTFFSDPASHYSHRVRIVLAEKGVTVDVVNVDPDNPPGELADLNPYNALPTLVDRDLVLYEPNIMMEYLDERFPHPPLLPVYPVARANSRLMIHRIQKDWCGLVDQILAQPNAKASDVARKELRESLLATAPLFGEMPFFLSEEFTIVDCCIAPILWRLPSLGIELNEKQAKPLQKYMDSIFSREGFKASLSDLEEDIRS
- a CDS encoding cytochrome c1, whose protein sequence is MRKLIFGLFIAILPALGLAAAPAVELDTMEPDHTNKASLQRGAALFTNYCMGCHSMEYARYKRVSEDLGIPQELYEENLIFTGAKIGELMKNSMNKDMAADWFGAPPPDLTLESRLRGEDWIYSYLRGFYKDDSRPLGVNNVVFDNVGMPHVMADLQGLCAVAPQIGEGASVDPLSGDVRNADTCPEWETEGSMSPAEFNSAMYDLTNFMSYMGDPVKVERERLGMFVLIFVAIFFIFAYLLNREYWKDVH
- a CDS encoding ClpXP protease specificity-enhancing factor, with amino-acid sequence MTSSRPYLVRAFNEWILDNDCTPYIVVDAGVQGVQVPTEHVANGQIVLNISPGAVRGLVIGNGALEFSARFGGVPMQVFIPLQAVMAVYAKENGEGMVFGSEPGSPDPEGPEGKDGDSAGDGGQSGDRPSGRPTLKVVK
- a CDS encoding cytochrome b — its product is MNKLVNWVDERLPIVEAWNKHLAKYYAPKNFNMWYFFGSLAMLVLVNQLITGIWLTMSYNPSGEGAFASVEYIMRDVEWGWLLRYLHSTGASAFFVVVYLHMFRGLMYGSYQKPRELIWIFGMLIYLVLMAEAFMGYLLPWGQMSYWGAQVIVNLFGAIPVIGDDLSLWIRGDYLISGITLNRFFALHVVALPIVLLGLVVLHILALHEVGSNNPDGIDIKKNKDENGVPKDGIPFHPYYTVHDLMGVGVFFFIFFIVVFFFPEMGGLFLEKPNFEPANPLKTPDHIAPVWYFTPFYAMLRAVTVDLFGLDAKFWGVVVMGGAIAILFVLPWLDRSPVRSMRYKGWLSKIALAIFAVSFVVLGYLGIVPATAGRTTVAQILTAFYFLYFILMPFYTRMEKTKPVPERVTG
- the petA gene encoding ubiquinol-cytochrome c reductase iron-sulfur subunit, encoding MNNGDVSQGRRRFLIGATSVVGGVGVVGAAVPFVASWNPSAKAEAAGAPVTVNISKLEPGQQMTVEWRGKPVWVIRRTEAMNENILELNDLVKDPLSKEADQPAYIEGELRAIKDEYAVVVGICTHLGCSPQFRPEVAPADLGEDWLGGFYCACHGSKYDLAGRVYPNQPAPANLQVPPYRYDDDNTLTVGLDPEGAA
- the rplM gene encoding 50S ribosomal protein L13, whose protein sequence is MKTLSAKPETVTRDWYVVDAAGKTLGRLSTEIARRLRGKHKPEYTPHVDTGDYIVVINAGQVRVTGKKASDKMYYSHTGFPGGIKSINFEKLVDKAPEQIIQKSVKGMLPNGPLGRAMFKKLKIYAGAEHPHAAQQPKELDI
- the rpsI gene encoding 30S ribosomal protein S9, giving the protein MSVAQNYGTGRRKSSTARVFIKPGSGNISINGRTIEQFFGRDTLRMIVRQPLVVADSTDRFDINITVKGGGNSGQAGAIRHGLTRALMDYDETLRPALRKAGYVTRDAREVERKKVGLRKARKRPQFSKR